A genomic segment from Microcella flavibacter encodes:
- the sucC gene encoding ADP-forming succinate--CoA ligase subunit beta codes for MDLFEYQARDMFEKHGVPVLAGIVADTPEEVRAAAEKLGGVTVVKAQVKVGGRGKAGGVKVAKTPADAEEAAKAILGLDIKGHVVQRVMVAAGADIAEEFYFSVLLDRANRNYLVLCSYEGGVEIEQLAEERPDALARVAVDPGRGIDLEKAREIAVEAKFPAELVDKVAPVFVTLYEVFTAEDATLVEVNPLVLTGAGDIIALDGKVTLDENAAFRQPGHEALEDAAAADPLEAKAKEHDLNYVKLDGEVGIIGNGAGLVMSTLDVVAYAGEKHGGVKPANFLDIGGGASAEVMAAGLDVILGDAQVKSVFVNVFGGITACDAVANGIVKALEMLGDTATKPLVVRLDGNNVEEGRRILAEAAHPLVTVASSMDEGADKAAELASK; via the coding sequence GTGGATCTTTTCGAGTACCAAGCCCGGGACATGTTCGAGAAGCACGGTGTCCCCGTGCTCGCGGGCATCGTCGCCGACACCCCCGAGGAGGTGCGCGCGGCGGCTGAAAAGCTCGGCGGCGTCACCGTCGTCAAGGCGCAGGTCAAGGTCGGAGGCCGCGGCAAGGCCGGCGGCGTCAAGGTGGCCAAGACCCCCGCCGACGCGGAGGAGGCCGCGAAGGCCATCCTCGGCCTCGACATCAAGGGCCACGTCGTGCAGCGCGTCATGGTCGCCGCGGGCGCCGACATCGCCGAGGAGTTCTACTTCTCGGTGCTGCTCGACCGCGCCAACCGCAACTACCTCGTGCTGTGCAGCTACGAGGGCGGCGTCGAGATCGAGCAGCTCGCCGAGGAGCGCCCCGACGCCCTCGCCCGCGTCGCGGTCGACCCGGGCCGCGGCATCGACCTGGAGAAGGCCCGCGAGATCGCCGTCGAGGCGAAGTTCCCGGCCGAGCTCGTCGACAAGGTCGCCCCCGTCTTCGTGACGCTCTACGAGGTCTTCACGGCCGAGGACGCGACGCTCGTCGAGGTCAACCCGCTCGTGCTCACCGGCGCCGGCGACATCATCGCCCTCGACGGCAAGGTCACGCTCGACGAGAACGCGGCCTTCCGTCAGCCCGGCCACGAGGCCCTCGAGGACGCGGCCGCGGCCGACCCGCTCGAGGCCAAGGCCAAGGAGCACGACCTCAACTACGTCAAGCTCGACGGCGAGGTCGGCATCATCGGCAATGGCGCCGGACTCGTCATGTCGACGCTCGACGTCGTCGCCTACGCGGGCGAGAAGCACGGCGGCGTCAAGCCCGCCAACTTCCTCGACATCGGCGGCGGCGCCTCGGCCGAGGTCATGGCCGCCGGCCTCGACGTCATCCTCGGCGACGCGCAGGTCAAGAGCGTGTTCGTCAACGTCTTCGGCGGCATCACCGCGTGCGACGCCGTCGCGAACGGCATCGTCAAGGCCCTCGAGATGCTCGGCGACACCGCCACGAAGCCGCTGGTCGTGCGCCTCGACGGCAACAACGTCGAGGAGGGGCGCCGCATCCTCGCGGAGGCCGCCCACCCGCTCGTCACCGTCGCGAGCTCCATGGACGAGGGCGCCGACAAGGCCGCCGAGCTGGCTTCGAAGTAA